The Polyangium mundeleinium genome contains the following window.
GCTTCCACACCTTCTATCACCCCTACGTGTGCGACTTCATCCGACGACTCGAGCGTGGAGGGATCGACGGCCTGCTCCGATGGGATACGCCCATTTCGACATCAATCCAGCTCGCGGAGAACGACACGCTCGAGGCCGACTACAATCCTACTCTCATCGTTGGCGCTCCATTCCCGATCGAAAATGTCGATTTCTCCTTCGGTGGCGCCTATTCGCAATACAACTGGGAGGTCTTCTTCCACGCGCCGTTCCTCGCCGCCACGCGCCTTTCCACGAACGGCCGGTTCGAGGAGGCGGATCGCTGGTTCCGCTACATCTTCGATCCGACGGGCGGGGCGCCGGGGAATGGGCCGGAGCGATTCTGGAACGTTCGCCCCTTCCGCGAGAACATCGATCTCGCCTCGATTCAGGCGCAGCTCGAGCAGCTCGCCGAGGAGAACCCGAACGCCAAGCTCCTCGCGGAGCTCTTCGGCGTGTCTCCCGATTCGAGCGCCACGCAGGACATGACCGCGCAGCTCGACCGCTGGAGGGAGAATCCCTTCAATCCGCACCTCATCGCCCGCATGCGGCCGCTCGCCTACCAGAAATCGGTCGTGATGAAGTATGTCGAGAACCTCCTCTCGTGGGGCGACAGCCTCTTCCGACGCGACACGATGGAGTCGATCAACGAGGCCACGCAGCTCTACATCCTCGCGTCTCGGATCCTGGGCGATCGGCCGCGCCTCGTGAAGACCCAGGACGTACCGCCCAAGTCCTACGCCGAGCTCGAGCCCGACGTCGATGCGTTCTCGAATGCGCTGGTCGAAATCGAAACGCTCATCCAAGCGCCCCCGGAGCCGAATACGCGCCGCCCGCGCCGCGAGCCGCCGCCGGTGCTCCGGACGCTCTACTTCTGCGTGCCGCCGAACGACGAAATGCTGGCGCTCTGGGATACCGTCGAGGATCGCCTGTTCAAGATCCGGCATTGCATGAACATCGAGGGCACGGTCCGGCAACTCGCGCTCTTCGAGCCCCCGATTGATCCGGGGCTACTCGTGAGGGCCGCTGCGGGCGGGCTGGACTTCGGCGAGTTGCTCTCCGTGGTCAATGCACCCATCCCCGTCTATCGGTTCTCGGTGCTCCAGCCCAAGGCCGTCGAGTTCGCGGGCAGCGTGATCTCCCTGGGCGCGTCGCTCCTCGCGGCGATCGAGAAGCGCGACGGGGAGGCACTCTCGCTGCTGCGACAGACGCAAGAGATTGAACTGCTCGAGAGCGTGCGCGAGGTGCGCAAGCGCCAGGTCGACGAGGCCCAGGAGTCGCTCGAGGCGCTGCGTCGCTCCCGGGCCGTCATCGAGGAGCGGCATCGGCATTATTCGGAGCTCGATCACAGGATCGCGGAAGAACGGGAGCAACGAAAGCTCACCACGCTTGCCACCGCGGCCACCGTCAGCGCGCAAGGCACGCAACTCGTCGCTTCCGGGCTCAAGCTGATTCCGCAGATCGCTGTTGGACTGACCGCATTCACCGAGTTCGGTGGTGAACAGCTCGCCGGCGTCGCCGAGATCGGCGGGCAGATGGCTGGGATGGCGGCTGCCCAGCTCGGCGCCGAGGCGGCCATGGCCGGCATCGAGGCGAGCTACAAGCGGCGCGCGGAGGATTGGCAACTGCAGATTGATCTTGCTTCGAGAGAGCTTGCGCAAATCGACCGGCAGATCCTCGCCGCTGAGGTGAGGCTGGACATCGCCCAGAAGGAATACGCGAATCACGAGCTGTCCGTAAAGAACGCCAAGGAGATCGAGGATCACCTCAAGACCAAGTACACGAGCAAGGAGCTCTACGGCTGGATGGCCTCGCAGGTCGAGAGCGTGTACTTCCAGGCCTATAAGCTTGCGTACGAACTCGCGAAACGTGCGGAGAGGGCGTTCCAGTTCGAGCTCGCCCAGCCGGGCGCAAGTTACATCACGTTCGGCCACTGGGATAGCGCGAAAAAGGGACTGCTTGCTGGTGAGAGGCTTCAGCTCGCGTTACGGCGCATGGAGGCCGCATACCTGGAGCAGAACAAGCGGGAGTACGAAATCACGAAGCACGTCTCGCTCGCCGAGGTCGATCCGCAGGCGCTTCTGAAGCTGCGTGAGACGGGCCAATGCGAGGTCGAGCTGCCTGAAGTGCTCTTCGATCAGGACTGGCCGGGGCATTACTTGAGGCGCATCAAGTCCGTAAGCATGACGGTCCCGGTCGTGAACGGGCCGTACGCGGGTGTCAACTGCAAGCTCACGTTGCTGAAGAGCAGCGTGCGGATGAAGACCACCGGCGGCTACGCGCGTATCGACCAGCCCGGACAGCCGGATCCTCGCTTCCTCGACCATTACGGGGTCGTCCAGTCCATCGTCACGAGCAGCGGTCAGAGCGACTCCGGGCTCTTCGAACTGGTCTTCCGCGACGAACGTTATCTGCCCTTCGAGGGGAGCGGCGCCGATAGCACGTGGCGCATCGAACTCGATGGGAAGACCAACCGGTTCGACCCGACGGCCGTTCACGACGTGGTCCTTCACGTGCGCTACACGGCGCGGGACGGTGGGGAATCGCTCAAGAATGGGGCGCTCGACGCGCTGGGGGCTCTGGAGCCGTCGGATGCAGGCCCGACCGGCTTCCGGCTCTTCAGCGCAAAGACGGACTTCCCTGACGCATGGCACGTGTTTCTCACGGGGGAAGGCGAGCCGGCGACGCATTCCCTCTCCTTGCCGTTTGCGCTGCGGCATTTCCTGCCGCTCGTCGGGAGCCGCCTACTCGAGATCAAGAGGGTACAGCTTTTCGCCAAACGGTCTGACGGTACGGACGGGTCGCTGACGGTCGCTCTCGACGCTGCGGGGGACGCGCTCACGGGCATCTCATTGATCGCTGGGGAGTATGGAAAGCTCCTCGTTGCCAGCATCGACGACGTCGAACCCGAGCCGCCCCCCGAGTCCGAAGAGCCCAAGACGTATCTCGACGCGCCGGTTCCGATTCTAGCGGAGACGTCGACCGGATTCGCCCCGTGGACGCTGACCGTGAGCGACGCGACGCCCAGCGAACTCGAAGACGTCTGGATCGTCTGCGAATACTCCAGAGTCGCCCAGGAAGAAGAATAAAAAGGCCGCCGCCGTCGAACCCCTGAACGAAAGAGGGCACGCCATGGAGCACAAAGGTTTTGCACCGAAGCCCAAGACGACCGCGCCCGAGGCGGTCAAGGCCCCGAGCCCGTCGCTTCCGAAGGGGGGCGGCGCGGTTCGTGGGCTCGGCGAGAAGTTCGCCGCGAGCTTGGTGAGCGGCACGGGATCCCTCACGGTCCCGATTGCGGTATCGCCAGGCCGCGGCGGGTTCGGGCCCGAGCTCGCCGTCGCGTACGATTCCGGCGGTGGCAATGGGCCCTTTGGTGTGGGCTTTGGGCTCTCCGTGCCCTCGATCTCTCGCAAGACCGAGCGTGGTTTGCCCGAGTACGAGGACTTCCGCGAATCCGACGTGTTCATCTTGTCGGGCGCGGAAGACCTCGTGCCGAAGCTCGATGAGGAGGAGGAAGGCAACTGGGTGCGCGACATCCCGAAGGACGACGCCGTCGAGCGCATCGAGCGGTATCGCCCCCGGGTGGAGGGCCTCTTCGCGCGCATCGAGCGCGTCACGGAGAAGGGGGACGGCAGCGTTTACTGGCGCGCCACGACCAAGGACAACGTCACGAGCATCTATGGCCAGTCCGCGGGGGCTCGTATCGCGAGCCTTGCGGCCCCGACCAAGGTTTATTCTTGGCTGCTCGAGCGCACCGAGGACACGCTCGGGAATGTCATCGTCTACAACTACAAGGCCGAGGACCTCTCGAATGTGCCGAAGGCCGTCTACGAGAGGCAGCGGTTTTCCGGCGACGCGCCGGTCGTGAACCGCTACTTGAAGCGGATCCGGTATGGGAATACGGTGCCCTTCCAGGCGCAGGGCTTCCTGTTCGAAGTCGTCTTCGATTACGGCGAGCACGGCGCAGCAGCACCGACGCCGGCAGAGGAGAACACCTGGCCCTGCCGGCAGGATCCGTTCTCGAGCTACCGCTCGACGTTCGAGATCCGCACGTATCGCCTCTGCCGGCGCGTGCTGATGTTTCACCACTTCCCCGAGCTCGGCGAGAATCCCGTGCTCGTGCGGTCCACAGACTTCACGTATGCCGAAGGACCGGCGCTCACCCGGCTTATTTCGGTCGCGCAGTTGGGGTACATCAAGACGGAGAGCGGGTACTCCAAGAAATCCCTGCCGCCGCTCGAGCTCGGGTATTCGTTGCCCGAGCTTCAGACCGCCGTCAAGCTGCTCGATCCACGAAGCCTCGAAGATCTACCTGGGGGCGTCGACGGACAAACCGCACGATGGGTCGATCTCGACGGCGAGGGTATTCCCGGCGTGCTTTGCGAGCAGCAGGGGGCATTTTACTACAAGCAAAACCTCGGTGATGGGCACCTTGCGCCCGCACGCTTGCTCGCGAGCCAGCCGGCCATGGCGTCGGGCGGCGGAGCGCAGCTCCTCGACGTCGGGAGCGAGGGGCGGCAATGCCTTGTGGAACTCACATCGGAGGGAACGTCGGGTTATCACGAGCGGACGCCGGAGGGGGGCTGGGGGCCCTTCGTGCCGTTTCCTTCGCAGCCGAACGTCAACTGGAATGACCCGCGGGTCCGGTTCATCGACCTTTCCGGCGATGGGCTCGACGATCTTCTGGTCGCGACCGATCATGTGCAGCTCTGGTACCCGTCGCTCGGCAAAGGCGGCTGGGGGCCACCGCGGGTTCTGCCGAAAACCTACGACGAGGACAAGAGCCCGACGCTCGTCTTCGCGGACATGACGCAGGCGATCTTCGTGGCGGACATGAGCGGGGACGGTTTGCCTGATATCGTGCGCGTCCGCAATGGAAGCATCTGCTATTGGCCGAACCTCGGGCGAGGGCGGTTCGGCGCCAAGGTGCAGATGAGCAAGGCGCCGCAGTTGGATGATTCGCACACGTTCGATCCGCGCCGGATTCGCCTCGGGGATATCGACGGGACGGGGACCACGGACATCGTGTACGTGGCCGGTGAAGGGGCGGTCATCGTGTTCAACCAGGCGGGGAATGGCTGGAGCGAGCCGGTGCGAATGCCGGGGTTCCCGACGGCCGATTCCTTGTCCACCGTGGGCGTGGTCGATCTGCTCGGGTCCGGGACGGCGTGCCTCGTGTGGTCGTCACCTTGGCGGGGCGTGGCGAAGCCGCCGATGCGGTATATCGATCTTTTGGGCAGCAAGAAGCCGTACCTTCTCACGTCGGTCAAGAACAACCTCGGGGCTGAGACGAAGCTCGAGTATGCGCCCTCGACGAGGTTTTACCTGGAGGACCTGAAGGCTGGAAAGCCGTGGGTGACGCGGCTCTCGTTCCCCGTGCACGTGCTTACGCGCGTGGAGACGTTCGACGCGATCAGCAAGGCGCGGTTCGTCAGTACGTACAAGTATCATCACGGGTACTACGATGGGGCAGAGCGGGAGTTCCGGGGGTTTGGCCTCGTGGAGCAATACGACGCGGAGTCGTTCTCGGCCGAGCGCGGAAAAGGGCTCTTCGCGGAGGCTCCGCCAACGGAGGAGGAGTTCCATCTGCCGCCGGTGCTCACGAAGACGTGGTTCCACACGGGCGCGTTCCTCGACAGAAGTCGGATCGCGAAGCAGTTCGAGAAGGAGTATTACGCGGGTGACGAGTCGAGGCCGGAGTTGCCCGACGCCGTGCTGGAGGCGGGGTTGTCGCCGAGGGATCTCCGCGAGGCGTGCCGGGCGCTCAAGGGGCAGGTGCTCCGAACCGAGGTGTATGCACTCGATGGTTCGGAGGCGGAATCGCATCCGTATGTCGTGACCGAGGCTTGCCCCGCCATCGTGCGCGTGCAGCCCTCGACTGCCAAGACGTATGGGTCGTTTTTCGCGTACGCTCGCGAGACCGTCGAGGTTCAGTACGAGCGCGATCCAGATGACCCGCGCATGGTGCATACGGTTGCGCTCTCGGTCGATCCCTTCGGCCACGTGGAGCGCTCGGTAAGCATCGCGTACGCGCGGCGGAACATTCCGGAGGACATGCCCGAACAGGGGCTTTTGGCCACCCTGACCGAGAGCGACGTGGTCAACGAGGATGGGGAGGCGAGCTGGTACCGCCTCGGAGTGCCCAAGGAGACGCGAACGTACGAGCTCACGGGGCTCTCCACGACACGGAGCACGTTGTTTTTGTTCGACGACGTGCTCATCGATGTGAACGCCGCCGGCGCGATCTCCTACGAGGCGACGCCCAACGGGACCGCAATGCAAAAGCGCCTGGTCGAGCGGGTGCGGCAGGTTTATTACGACAGCACGACGCTGTCCGGGTCTTCCCCCGCAGCGCTGCCATTCGGCACCATCGACGCGCTCGCGTTGCCTTACGAGACGTATGCGCTTGCTTTCACCCCCGGGCTCTTGACCGCGGCCTATGGCACGCGCGTGACCTCGACCATGCTCACCGGGGGCGGGTACATCGAGGAGAACGACGACTATTGGGTGCGAACCGGCCGCCAGGTATTCGATCCGGACAAGTTCTACTTGCCGGTCGAGATCCTGGATCCGCTCAGCAATTCCACGAGCATCACGTACGACCCCCACGACTTGCTCGTGACGTCCGCCGAGGACCCGCTTGGCAATACGGTCACCGCGACAAACGATTACCGTGTCCTAGGGCCCACGCTCGTTACCGACCCGAATGGCAATCGCAGCGCTGTGAAGCTCGACGAGCTAGGGATGGTCGTGGCGACGGCCATGATGGGCAAGGTCGGCTCGAGCGACGGGGACACACTGGAGGAGCCCACCACGACGTTCGAGCACGATCTCGACGTTTGGCGCACGACGGGCAAACCCAACGTCGTGCATGCGGCCGCGCGCGAGCGGCACGGGGATGCGCTGACGCCGTGGCAGCATAGCTACACGTATCTCGACGGACTCGGGCGTGAGATCCTGAAGAAGGTGCAGGCCGAGCCCGGTCCGGCGCCTGTGCGGGACGAGAACGGGGGGCTTGTCAAGGACGAGAACAGCGAGGTAGTGTTGGCTACCGCCTCGCCGCGATGGGTGGGCACGGGGCGCGTGGTCATTGACAACAAGGGCAATCCCGTCAAGCAGTACGAGCCGTTCTTCACGGCCACCCACGAATACGAGGACGAACAGGAGCTCGTCGAGTGGGGCGTGACGCCGATCCTGCGTTACGACCCGCTCGGCCGGCTCATCCGAACGGACCTGCCGAACGGGACGCATTCGCGTGTGACGTTCACGCCCTGGCAGCAAGCGAGCTGGGACGGGAACGATACGGTGCTCGAGACGGGCAATCCCTGGTATGCCGCGAGGCAGCCGAGCGCGACGCCGACGCCTTCCGCGCAGGAGCAGCGGGCGGCGGAGCTGACCGAGGAGCATGCGGAGACGCCGGCTTTGGTGCATTTCGACGTGCTGGGTAGGCCGGTGCGCGGGGTCGAGGACAACAAGGCCGCAGGGGTGTACACGACGAAGGCGGTGCTCGATATCGAGGGGAATCCGCGGGCGATTGTCGATGCTCGTGGGAATACGGCGATGGAGTATGTCTTCGACATGCTCGGGCGGACGCTGTACCAGAAGAGCTGCGATTCCGGAGAGCGGTGGACGCTGGCGAATGTGCTCGGGAACCCGATTCGGGGGTGGGACGGCCGGTGGCATGTGGTGCGCTCGGTGTACGATGCGTTGAATCGGCGGACGGGGCTGTGGGTGCAGAAGGGGTCGGATCCGGAGGTGCTCGCCGAGGTGACGGTGTATGGCGAGGGGCAGACGGATCCGGAGGGCGCGAATCTGCGTGGGAAGGCGTATCAGGTGAAGGATGGGGCCGGGGTGGCCACCTCGGTCGAGTATGATTTCAAGGGGAATTTGCTGGAGAGCCAGCGACGGCTCGCGCAGAACTATACGACGCAGCTCGATTGGTCGGGTTCGGTGGCGCTCGAGACGGAGGTGTTCACGCAGACGACGGCGTACGATGCGCTGAATCGGCCGACGAGCATGACGATGCCGGACCAGAGCGAGATCAAGCCGACGTACAACGAGGCGAGCCTGCTGGAGGCGGTCGAGGTGCGGATTCGGGGCGCGAGCACCTGGACGACGTTCGTCGATGACATCGATTACGATGTGAAGGGACAGCGGGAGAAGATCGTTTACGGGAACGGGGTGGTCACGGAGTACAGTTACGACCCGCTGACCTACCGGCTGACGCGGCTCAAGACGACGCGGACCTCGGACAGTGAGCTGTTGCAGGATTTGCGATACACGTACGATCCGGTAGGCAACATCGTCGAGATTGCCGACCTGGCGCAGGAGGAGCTCTACCACAATAGCGATCTGGTCGAGCCGGTCTGGAAGTACGAGTACGATGCGATCTACCGGCTGATCGAGGCGACGGGGCGGGAACATTCGGGGCAGAATGCGGACATCCAGCAGGATGCAAATGGGTTTCCGCTGGTGAGTGCGGCGAACCCGAATGACCCGCAGGCGATGCGGAACTATGAGGAGAGCTTCGAGTACGATGCGGTCGGCAACATCTTGAAGATGATCCATGCTGCGCAGGGCAGCACGGGGAGCTGGACGCGGCGGTACGATATCGCGGAGACGAGCAATCGGTTGCTCGGGACGAGCTTGCCCGGGGACGACGAGACCGAGTTTTCGGCGACGTATACGTACGACGAGCACGGGAGCATGACGTCGATGCCGCATCTGGATGGCATCGAGTGGGATTTCAAGGACCAAAAGCGCGAGGTCGACAAGGGGGGCGGGGGGACGGTCTACTTCACGTACGACGCTGGTGGACAGCGGGTGCGGAAGGTCTGGGAGCATAGCGGGATCGTCGAGGAGCGGATTTACCTCGGGGGGTTCGAGGTGTACCGGCGGCGGGAGCTGGGGGATGTGGTGCTGGAGCGGGAGACGCTCCACGTGATGGATGATGCGCGGCGTATTGCGATGGTGGAGACGAAGACCATCGACGAGAGCGCCGCGCCCTTTACGCCGACGGCACGAGTGAGGTATCAGCTCGGGAACCACCTTGGGTCGGCGGCGCTGGAGCTGGACGACGAGGGGGCCATCATCAGCTACGAGGAGTACCATCCCTATGGGACGAGCGCCTACCGGGCCGTGGACGATAGCGTCGAGCTGAGCGCGAAGCGGTATCGGTACACGGGGAAGGAGCGGGATGAGGAAACCGGGCTTTATTACCACGGGGCGAGGTATTATGCGCCGTGGTTGGGAAGGTGGACGAGTGCGGATCCGGCGGGGTTGGTGGATGGGGCGGGGGTGTATACGTATGTGAGGGGAAGGCCGGTTGGTTCATGGGATCCGAAGGGGACTGAAGAAACTGGGTTCTGGCAGAAGTCCCTTGATGAGGCTGAATCGTGGGTCCTTCGGCAGGGCGGCAATCTGGGCGAAAATCTATTCTACGGTGGTGTCGTTGCCCCTGCGACGGTCGCAGCCGCGACCTTGGTTCCGGCCTGGGCTTGGCTCGCTGCTGGCCTAGCCGCTACTACGCAAATACAGAGTTCCGATGATGTTGCCGGACACATGAATGCGGCCTCCCTGTCGGCGCCAGCCATGGGAAGATTGGGACCAACCAAGCCTTCGCCCGCCACGCCTCCGACTACGCCGGTCGCGGAGCCACCGCCGACCGTACCTCCTGCTACGCTAAAGGCCACACCAGCGCCTCCTCCTGGGATTGCAAAGACTACACCACTGCCTAGTCCGAAGCCTATTCCGCCATTATCGCAAGCTGCGCCACCGGCCACTCGACCAGTCGCAACAACAGCCCGGCCTAAACCAACGACGCAGCGACCGGCGCAAGTTGCGCATGGTGAGAAGGTAGGAAGCAAACCTGCATTAGCTGATGAGGCAAAGGTAGGAAGCAAACCCGCCAAGGGGTCACCTCCAGCGTCGTCACCGACTGTACCGCGCGGGCCTGGAGCAATGAAGCAGCAAGCCACAGGTCGGCTAGCGGAACTTGGTCTACGAGGGGTTGACCTTGCGGGCAAGTCGTATAATGCAGGTCGGAAACTGCTCGAACAGCACGGATTTGCGCTAGAGAGGACGACGGCGACGGGGCGAAAGGTTTTTACCAACCCGAAGACCGGCGCCGTAGTGACCTACGACTCAGGCAAGGCACTCACTGCCGCGCAGAAACCACACTGGACGATACAAAACAAGGCAGGGGAGTTCTTGGACCGAAGCGGTCGCCCCGCGACCGGCCCGCACCCGCCCATGGGCGGAAAACACATACCAGGAGGATGAGAGCTATGGCGGACGAATCCATTGACTTGTTCAAGCGAATCTTTCACGAGACGGAGGTTGTCGACATCGACTTCTCTAGGTGGGATAAATTCATCCGCATCGTAGCAGTCGCTCGAGTCATGCCACTTGGCGAGGATGGATGGTTCCAGTTGTATCAGGTCGACTTCTGTGACGTTGAGTCATTCACTTGGCGGTCGAACCACCTCGGTGTCGAGCTAGACAAGCCGGAACAACACTGTCAACTGATGTTCATGGATTACTTAGTCAAGAAGACCAAGACTGCTTATGTGTTCGAACTCCGTGGCATTCGGCCTTCTCCCGACATGGTGATCCATTGCAAGCGTCTCAACATAAGCAGCATCAGCAAATCCGCGATCGATGCTGTGAATCCCAGATGGGATCAACCGTACCATCCACTGGCCAGGCCGAGTATCGAAGAGTTGTTCGCTGCGCGAAAGGTTCGGAAGGGTAAAACCCCGTAGAGCGGGCGGCGGAACTGACGGAGGAGCACGCCGACACGCCGGCCGTAATGCCCGATTCGGGGGTGGGATGGCCGGGGGCACGTGGTGCGCTCGGTGTACGACGCGCTGAATCGGCGGACGGGGCTGTGGGTGCAGAAGGGGTCGGATCCGGAGGTGCTCGCCGAGGTGACGGTGTATGGCGAGGGGCAGACGGATCCGGAGGACGCGAATCTGCGGGGGAAAGTGTATCAGGTGAAGGATGGGGCCGGGGTGGTCACCTCGGTCGAGTATGATTTCAAGGGGAACTTGCTGGAGAGCCAGCGGCAGCTCGCGCAGAACTATTCGACGCAGATCGATTGGTCGGGGACGGTGGCGCTCGAGACGGAGGTGTTCACGCAGACGATGGCGTATGATGCGCTGAATCGGCCGACGAGCCTGACCACACCGGACCACAGCGAGGTCAAGCCGACGTACAACGAGGCGAGTCTGCTCGAGAAGGTCGAGGCGCGGATTCGGGGCGCGAGTAGCTGGACGACGTTTGTTGATGACATCGATTACGATGCGAAGGGGCAGCGAGAGAAGATCGTCTACGGGAACGGGGTGGTCACGGAGTACAGCTACGATCCGTTGACCTACAGGCTGACGCGGCTCAAGACGACGCGGATCTCGGACAGTGAGCTGCTGCAGGACCTGCGATACACGTATGATCCGGTAGGCAACATCGTCGAGATTGCCGACTTGGCGCAGGAGGAGCTCTACCACAACAACGAGCTGGTCGAGCCGGTCTGGAAGTACGAGTACGATGCGATCTACCGGCTGATCGAGGCGACGGGGCGTGAGCATTCGGGGCAGAATGCGGATATCCAGCAGGATGCGAATGGGTTTCCACTGGTGAATGCGGCGAACCCGAATGATCCGCAGGCGATGCGGAACTACGCGGAGAGCTTCGAGTACGATGCTGTCGGCAACATCTTGAAGATGATTCATGCCGCGCAGGGCAGCACGGGGAGCTGGACGCGGCGGTACGATATCGCGGAGACGAGCAATCGGCTGCTCGGGACGAGCTTGCCGGGGGATGCGCTGGGGCAGTATTCAGCGACGTATACCTACGACGAGCACGGGAGCATGATCACGATGCCGCATCTCGATGGCATCGCATGGGATTTCAAGGATCAGAAGCGCGAAGTCGACAAGGGGGGCGGGGGGACGGTCTA
Protein-coding sequences here:
- a CDS encoding RHS repeat domain-containing protein, translated to MLAEVTVYGEGQTDPEDANLRGKVYQVKDGAGVVTSVEYDFKGNLLESQRQLAQNYSTQIDWSGTVALETEVFTQTMAYDALNRPTSLTTPDHSEVKPTYNEASLLEKVEARIRGASSWTTFVDDIDYDAKGQREKIVYGNGVVTEYSYDPLTYRLTRLKTTRISDSELLQDLRYTYDPVGNIVEIADLAQEELYHNNELVEPVWKYEYDAIYRLIEATGREHSGQNADIQQDANGFPLVNAANPNDPQAMRNYAESFEYDAVGNILKMIHAAQGSTGSWTRRYDIAETSNRLLGTSLPGDALGQYSATYTYDEHGSMITMPHLDGIAWDFKDQKREVDKGGGGTVYFTYDAGGQRVRKVWEHSGIVEERIYLGGFELYRRHELGDVVMERETLHVMDDARRIAMVETKTVDTSDSSLLVTSRVRYQLGNHLRSAALELDGDGLVISYEEYHPYGTTAYHAAASGVEASAKRYRYTGKERDEETGLYYHGARYYVPWLGRWTSADPAGMVDGVCLYQYVRSDPIGLHDPSGTTGVSLFSKPDEVTQMSMGTTAPGNFRVGWSKRQVRVGGSLTPKLQPIPKPRLDGGAVLPPSERDKPDRRATRSRTNRSCRSESEETTRASRRPRC
- a CDS encoding SpvB/TcaC N-terminal domain-containing protein — encoded protein: MEHKGFAPKPKTTAPEAVKAPSPSLPKGGGAVRGLGEKFAASLVSGTGSLTVPIAVSPGRGGFGPELAVAYDSGGGNGPFGVGFGLSVPSISRKTERGLPEYEDFRESDVFILSGAEDLVPKLDEEEEGNWVRDIPKDDAVERIERYRPRVEGLFARIERVTEKGDGSVYWRATTKDNVTSIYGQSAGARIASLAAPTKVYSWLLERTEDTLGNVIVYNYKAEDLSNVPKAVYERQRFSGDAPVVNRYLKRIRYGNTVPFQAQGFLFEVVFDYGEHGAAAPTPAEENTWPCRQDPFSSYRSTFEIRTYRLCRRVLMFHHFPELGENPVLVRSTDFTYAEGPALTRLISVAQLGYIKTESGYSKKSLPPLELGYSLPELQTAVKLLDPRSLEDLPGGVDGQTARWVDLDGEGIPGVLCEQQGAFYYKQNLGDGHLAPARLLASQPAMASGGGAQLLDVGSEGRQCLVELTSEGTSGYHERTPEGGWGPFVPFPSQPNVNWNDPRVRFIDLSGDGLDDLLVATDHVQLWYPSLGKGGWGPPRVLPKTYDEDKSPTLVFADMTQAIFVADMSGDGLPDIVRVRNGSICYWPNLGRGRFGAKVQMSKAPQLDDSHTFDPRRIRLGDIDGTGTTDIVYVAGEGAVIVFNQAGNGWSEPVRMPGFPTADSLSTVGVVDLLGSGTACLVWSSPWRGVAKPPMRYIDLLGSKKPYLLTSVKNNLGAETKLEYAPSTRFYLEDLKAGKPWVTRLSFPVHVLTRVETFDAISKARFVSTYKYHHGYYDGAEREFRGFGLVEQYDAESFSAERGKGLFAEAPPTEEEFHLPPVLTKTWFHTGAFLDRSRIAKQFEKEYYAGDESRPELPDAVLEAGLSPRDLREACRALKGQVLRTEVYALDGSEAESHPYVVTEACPAIVRVQPSTAKTYGSFFAYARETVEVQYERDPDDPRMVHTVALSVDPFGHVERSVSIAYARRNIPEDMPEQGLLATLTESDVVNEDGEASWYRLGVPKETRTYELTGLSTTRSTLFLFDDVLIDVNAAGAISYEATPNGTAMQKRLVERVRQVYYDSTTLSGSSPAALPFGTIDALALPYETYALAFTPGLLTAAYGTRVTSTMLTGGGYIEENDDYWVRTGRQVFDPDKFYLPVEILDPLSNSTSITYDPHDLLVTSAEDPLGNTVTATNDYRVLGPTLVTDPNGNRSAVKLDELGMVVATAMMGKVGSSDGDTLEEPTTTFEHDLDVWRTTGKPNVVHAAARERHGDALTPWQHSYTYLDGLGREILKKVQAEPGPAPVRDENGGLVKDENSEVVLATASPRWVGTGRVVIDNKGNPVKQYEPFFTATHEYEDEQELVEWGVTPILRYDPLGRLIRTDLPNGTHSRVTFTPWQQASWDGNDTVLETGNPWYAARQPSATPTPSAQEQRAAELTEEHAETPALVHFDVLGRPVRGVEDNKAAGVYTTKAVLDIEGNPRAIVDARGNTAMEYVFDMLGRTLYQKSCDSGERWTLANVLGNPIRGWDGRWHVVRSVYDALNRRTGLWVQKGSDPEVLAEVTVYGEGQTDPEGANLRGKAYQVKDGAGVATSVEYDFKGNLLESQRRLAQNYTTQLDWSGSVALETEVFTQTTAYDALNRPTSMTMPDQSEIKPTYNEASLLEAVEVRIRGASTWTTFVDDIDYDVKGQREKIVYGNGVVTEYSYDPLTYRLTRLKTTRTSDSELLQDLRYTYDPVGNIVEIADLAQEELYHNSDLVEPVWKYEYDAIYRLIEATGREHSGQNADIQQDANGFPLVSAANPNDPQAMRNYEESFEYDAVGNILKMIHAAQGSTGSWTRRYDIAETSNRLLGTSLPGDDETEFSATYTYDEHGSMTSMPHLDGIEWDFKDQKREVDKGGGGTVYFTYDAGGQRVRKVWEHSGIVEERIYLGGFEVYRRRELGDVVLERETLHVMDDARRIAMVETKTIDESAAPFTPTARVRYQLGNHLGSAALELDDEGAIISYEEYHPYGTSAYRAVDDSVELSAKRYRYTGKERDEETGLYYHGARYYAPWLGRWTSADPAGLVDGAGVYTYVRGRPVGSWDPKGTEETGFWQKSLDEAESWVLRQGGNLGENLFYGGVVAPATVAAATLVPAWAWLAAGLAATTQIQSSDDVAGHMNAASLSAPAMGRLGPTKPSPATPPTTPVAEPPPTVPPATLKATPAPPPGIAKTTPLPSPKPIPPLSQAAPPATRPVATTARPKPTTQRPAQVAHGEKVGSKPALADEAKVGSKPAKGSPPASSPTVPRGPGAMKQQATGRLAELGLRGVDLAGKSYNAGRKLLEQHGFALERTTATGRKVFTNPKTGAVVTYDSGKALTAAQKPHWTIQNKAGEFLDRSGRPATGPHPPMGGKHIPGG